The following are encoded together in the Parabacteroides chongii genome:
- a CDS encoding sugar phosphate nucleotidyltransferase, with protein MDYAIIAAGEGSRLVQEGVKCPKPLVQLNGMTLIDRLINVFLKNNATSISIIVNEEMTEVQEHLRKMELPVPFYLLVKSTPSSMHSFYELSHHLDSDNICLTTVDTIFREEEFGGYIQEFLKDSRLDGLMAVTDFIDDEKPLYVDTDKDLMIRGFLDKQGEPACTYISGGIYCLQRSGLKVLNNAIEQGMSRMRNYQRQLIVEGLTLRAYPFSKIVDVDHAEDIKKAEEFLKQ; from the coding sequence ATGGATTATGCAATCATTGCAGCAGGCGAAGGTTCCCGATTGGTGCAAGAAGGAGTAAAATGCCCCAAACCGCTGGTGCAATTAAACGGTATGACGCTAATAGACCGGTTGATCAATGTTTTTCTGAAAAACAATGCCACATCTATCAGCATTATCGTCAATGAAGAAATGACGGAAGTGCAGGAACACCTGCGAAAAATGGAACTACCGGTTCCTTTCTATCTGCTGGTTAAATCCACTCCCAGTTCGATGCATAGTTTTTACGAGCTAAGTCACCATCTGGATAGCGACAATATCTGCCTTACCACCGTCGACACCATCTTCAGGGAAGAAGAATTCGGCGGATACATCCAGGAGTTCCTGAAAGACAGCCGGCTGGACGGCTTGATGGCTGTAACAGATTTCATCGATGATGAAAAGCCGTTATATGTAGATACAGACAAAGATTTAATGATCCGCGGCTTTCTGGACAAACAGGGAGAACCGGCATGCACCTACATCTCCGGCGGAATATATTGCTTACAACGCTCCGGATTGAAAGTGCTGAACAATGCCATCGAACAAGGAATGTCGCGCATGCGTAATTACCAACGTCAGCTTATAGTCGAAGGATTAACGTTAAGGGCTTATCCGTTCAGTAAGATCGTAGACGTAGATCATGCAGAAGATATCAAAAAAGCCGAAGAGTTTTTAAAACAATAA
- a CDS encoding DUF4199 domain-containing protein translates to MEENKGLLLKSAMTYGLAMGIFWVIKYLFFIFSNTVPALNIIYIVLTLTVPFIAYYLTKRYKQDIGGKISFFHAWRFGTMLYFFAALIVALEHFVFFQFIAPADFLANSVSQMMDILKDSQVSTEVMETIGKTNFTPIHMAIQGIFNNIFYGIILSIPVAAILCRNNETGAIRQEQ, encoded by the coding sequence ATGGAAGAAAATAAAGGTCTACTATTAAAAAGCGCGATGACTTATGGATTAGCCATGGGAATTTTCTGGGTGATAAAATACTTGTTCTTTATTTTCAGTAACACGGTTCCTGCGCTAAACATTATATATATAGTGCTTACTCTGACAGTACCATTCATCGCTTACTATCTGACAAAACGATATAAACAGGATATCGGCGGAAAGATCAGTTTCTTTCATGCCTGGCGTTTCGGAACAATGCTGTATTTTTTCGCAGCCCTGATCGTAGCTTTGGAACATTTCGTATTTTTCCAGTTCATCGCACCTGCTGATTTTCTGGCAAACTCCGTGAGTCAGATGATGGATATCCTGAAAGATTCGCAGGTCAGTACCGAAGTAATGGAAACGATCGGAAAAACCAACTTCACTCCTATCCACATGGCTATTCAAGGTATTTTCAATAATATATTCTATGGAATCATACTATCGATACCGGTAGCAGCCATTTTGTGCAGGAACAATGAAACCGGTGCAATCAGACAAGAACAATAA
- a CDS encoding HAD family hydrolase, protein MFEPDKIKGIIFDYGGTIDSNGMHWAEVIWMAYQAEEVPVSKETFRNAYVHGERTLGKNPIVKPHHTFLDMLRLKTDIQIEWLKAGDFIPEAYATSGLKQRLADWCYAYARKSIDTARPILEALSQKYPLILVSNFYGNIESVLKDFHLDSYFQSIVESAVVGIRKPDPAIFGLGVKELSLPAEEIVVIGDSYDKDIVPATTIGCKTIWLKSIGWSDYAGNETADIVISDFKELEQVFAL, encoded by the coding sequence ATGTTCGAACCAGACAAGATAAAAGGAATCATATTCGATTACGGCGGCACCATCGACAGCAATGGCATGCATTGGGCCGAAGTAATCTGGATGGCTTACCAGGCGGAAGAAGTTCCGGTCAGTAAAGAAACCTTCCGGAATGCCTATGTGCACGGCGAACGAACGTTAGGTAAAAACCCTATCGTAAAGCCTCACCACACTTTCCTCGACATGCTGCGCCTGAAGACAGACATACAAATTGAATGGCTCAAAGCCGGCGACTTTATTCCGGAAGCTTACGCAACCTCCGGATTAAAACAACGGCTTGCCGACTGGTGTTATGCTTATGCACGAAAATCCATCGACACGGCACGTCCTATACTTGAAGCTTTATCACAAAAGTACCCGTTAATACTGGTTTCAAACTTCTATGGCAACATCGAATCGGTATTGAAGGACTTCCACCTGGACAGCTATTTCCAGTCGATTGTCGAATCGGCCGTAGTCGGTATCCGCAAACCCGATCCTGCCATATTCGGATTAGGAGTCAAAGAGTTATCGCTTCCGGCTGAAGAGATCGTCGTTATCGGCGATTCCTACGACAAAGATATTGTACCGGCCACTACTATCGGATGCAAAACAATCTGGTTGAAAAGCATCGGCTGGAGCGATTACGCGGGAAATGAGACAGCAGATATTGTTATTTCTGACTTCAAAGAACTGGAACAAGTATTCGCCCTATAG
- a CDS encoding inositol-3-phosphate synthase, producing the protein MEKIEVKEAKGKLGILVVGVGGAVSTTMITGTLAARKGVAKPIGSIAQMATMRLENGEEKAIKDIVPLADLNDIVFGGWDIFPDNAYEAAMYAEVLKEKDLNNVKEELQAIKPMPAAFDHNWAKRLNGTHVKQAATRWEMVEQLRQDIRDFKAANNCERMAVLWAASTEIYIPLSEEHMSLAALEKAMKENNTEAVSPSMCYAYAAIAEGAPFIMGAPNLCVDTPAMWEFSKQMNVPISGKDFKSGQTLMKTVLAPMFKTRMLGVSGWFSTNILGNRDGEVLDDPANFKTKEVSKLSVIDNIFEPEKYPDLYGDVYHKVRINYYPPRKDNKEAWDNIDIFGWMGYPMEIKVNFLCRDSILAAPIALDLVLFSDLAMRAGMSGIQTWLSFFCKSPMHDFEHQPVHDLFQQWRMVKQTLRDMIGEKAPSYLD; encoded by the coding sequence ATGGAAAAAATCGAAGTAAAAGAAGCTAAAGGTAAACTTGGCATTCTCGTTGTGGGTGTAGGTGGTGCAGTATCAACCACCATGATTACAGGTACTCTGGCAGCTCGTAAAGGGGTAGCGAAACCAATCGGCTCGATCGCACAGATGGCGACAATGCGTTTGGAGAACGGGGAAGAGAAAGCAATCAAAGACATTGTGCCTTTGGCTGATCTGAACGATATTGTATTCGGCGGCTGGGATATATTCCCCGATAATGCATACGAGGCTGCCATGTATGCTGAAGTACTGAAAGAAAAAGATTTGAACAACGTGAAAGAGGAATTGCAGGCTATCAAACCGATGCCGGCCGCATTCGATCACAATTGGGCAAAACGCTTAAACGGAACGCACGTCAAACAAGCTGCCACCCGTTGGGAAATGGTAGAACAACTGCGTCAGGACATCCGCGACTTTAAAGCCGCAAACAACTGCGAACGTATGGCAGTTCTGTGGGCTGCAAGCACGGAAATTTATATTCCGCTGTCAGAAGAACACATGTCGCTTGCAGCATTGGAAAAAGCAATGAAGGAAAACAACACCGAAGCTGTTTCTCCAAGTATGTGTTATGCTTACGCTGCTATCGCAGAAGGTGCTCCGTTCATCATGGGTGCTCCTAACCTGTGCGTAGATACGCCTGCTATGTGGGAATTCTCCAAACAGATGAACGTTCCTATCTCCGGTAAGGACTTCAAGAGCGGACAGACATTGATGAAGACCGTACTGGCTCCGATGTTCAAAACACGTATGCTGGGTGTAAGCGGTTGGTTCTCTACCAACATCTTAGGTAACCGCGACGGTGAAGTATTGGATGATCCTGCAAACTTCAAGACAAAAGAAGTTAGTAAACTGTCAGTGATCGACAACATCTTCGAACCTGAAAAATACCCGGATCTGTATGGTGACGTATATCATAAGGTACGTATCAACTACTATCCGCCCCGTAAAGACAATAAAGAAGCATGGGATAACATCGATATCTTCGGATGGATGGGTTATCCGATGGAAATCAAGGTAAACTTCCTTTGCCGCGACTCTATCCTTGCTGCTCCTATCGCTCTTGACCTGGTATTGTTCAGTGATCTTGCTATGCGTGCCGGTATGTCCGGTATCCAAACCTGGTTGTCATTCTTCTGCAAGAGCCCGATGCATGACTTCGAACACCAGCCTGTTCACGACCTGTTCCAGCAGTGGAGAATGGTTAAACAGACACTGCGTGATATGATCGGAGAAAAAGCACCTAGCTATCTGGATTGA
- a CDS encoding manganese efflux pump MntP family protein, translating into MSIIEIVLLAIGLSMDSLAVSVTGGAVIRNCTVCNMVKIGSFMGITQATMTVLGYLAGVGFQKYITAFDHWIAFILLLYLGGKMIYDSTQEEDEDCKTNPLCNKTLFGLSIATSIDALAIGISLAILKSDIIIQASLIGIVTFLMSVSGVYFGSRFGRKVDLKLDLIGGLILIGIGAKILIEHLFFG; encoded by the coding sequence ATGTCAATTATAGAAATAGTGTTACTAGCCATCGGACTGTCGATGGATAGTTTAGCCGTGTCTGTAACCGGAGGTGCCGTTATCCGAAACTGCACTGTTTGCAATATGGTGAAGATCGGTTCTTTTATGGGTATCACACAGGCCACAATGACGGTTTTAGGGTATCTAGCGGGTGTCGGATTCCAGAAATACATCACAGCCTTCGACCACTGGATCGCATTTATCCTGTTACTTTATCTGGGCGGTAAAATGATTTACGACAGCACGCAGGAAGAAGATGAAGATTGCAAAACGAATCCGCTTTGTAACAAGACACTGTTCGGACTATCCATAGCCACCAGCATCGATGCGTTGGCTATCGGTATCTCGCTGGCAATTCTGAAATCAGATATCATCATCCAGGCTTCACTGATCGGGATCGTCACATTCCTGATGTCGGTTTCCGGCGTTTATTTCGGGAGTCGCTTCGGGCGCAAAGTGGATTTAAAACTCGACCTGATCGGCGGATTGATCCTGATCGGTATCGGAGCAAAAATACTAATAGAACATCTGTTCTTCGGTTAA
- a CDS encoding amidophosphoribosyltransferase, giving the protein MGGFFGTISNSACATDLFYGTDYNSHLGTRRGGMATLHEGVFKRSIHNLENSYFRTRFESELEKFLGNSGIGIISDTDPQPIFINSHLGKYAVVTVAKVNNLEELQNELLDKGCHFSEMSSGQINQTELISLLVSQGKTFVEGIEIVFEKIKGSCSMLILTEEGIIAARDKWGRTPVLIGKKEGAYAASSEPCSFPNLGYEIEYNVGPGEIVMLTADKMTQLRKPNDKMQVCSFLWVYYGYPVSEYEGVNVDASRYASGLAMAKKDEVDADFVSGIPDSGIGMALGYAEGKGIPYRRAIVKYTPTWPRSFTPANQAVRDLVAKMKLIPNRHLLNGKRVIFCDDSIVRGTQLRDNVNILYGYGAKEVHMRIGCPPILHACPFVGFSASKSHLELIARRIVKELEGDDAKDLDKYATTGTEQYNQLVERIREKLNITTLKFNTVEDLIASIGLPKECVCTHCYNGNGCF; this is encoded by the coding sequence ATGGGTGGTTTTTTCGGAACTATTTCTAACTCAGCCTGTGCCACCGATTTATTTTACGGCACAGACTATAATTCCCATTTGGGAACCCGCCGAGGCGGTATGGCAACTCTTCACGAAGGCGTATTCAAACGTTCGATCCATAACCTCGAAAATTCTTATTTCCGTACTCGTTTTGAAAGTGAACTGGAAAAATTTTTGGGAAATTCCGGTATAGGTATCATTAGTGATACTGATCCTCAACCTATCTTCATTAATTCTCATTTAGGTAAATATGCAGTTGTAACGGTCGCTAAGGTGAATAACCTCGAAGAACTGCAGAATGAACTGTTGGATAAAGGTTGTCACTTCTCTGAAATGAGTTCCGGACAGATCAATCAGACAGAGTTGATATCCTTACTTGTTTCCCAGGGAAAGACATTTGTTGAAGGTATAGAAATTGTATTCGAAAAAATAAAAGGCTCCTGTTCGATGCTTATCCTGACAGAGGAAGGTATTATTGCAGCACGTGATAAATGGGGACGTACTCCGGTGCTGATCGGAAAGAAGGAAGGGGCATATGCCGCATCTAGCGAACCTTGTAGTTTCCCGAACCTGGGTTACGAGATAGAATATAATGTAGGACCGGGTGAGATCGTAATGCTTACTGCCGATAAGATGACACAGTTGCGTAAACCGAACGATAAGATGCAGGTTTGTTCGTTCCTGTGGGTTTATTACGGTTATCCGGTGTCTGAGTATGAGGGAGTAAATGTAGATGCTTCCCGTTATGCAAGCGGTTTGGCGATGGCAAAAAAGGATGAAGTGGATGCTGATTTTGTTTCCGGTATTCCTGATTCCGGTATCGGTATGGCTTTGGGATATGCTGAAGGAAAAGGCATTCCTTACCGTCGTGCTATCGTTAAATATACACCGACCTGGCCACGTAGTTTTACTCCGGCCAACCAGGCTGTCCGTGATCTGGTAGCTAAGATGAAGTTGATCCCGAATCGTCATCTTTTGAATGGCAAGCGTGTTATTTTCTGTGATGACTCGATTGTTCGTGGGACGCAGCTTCGCGATAATGTGAATATATTGTATGGATATGGTGCGAAAGAGGTACATATGAGAATCGGATGTCCTCCAATCCTGCATGCTTGTCCGTTTGTCGGTTTCTCTGCTTCCAAGTCACATCTCGAACTGATTGCCCGCCGGATTGTCAAAGAACTGGAAGGGGATGATGCAAAGGATTTGGATAAATATGCAACAACCGGAACCGAACAGTATAACCAGCTGGTAGAACGTATCCGTGAAAAGCTGAATATTACAACATTGAAATTCAATACGGTTGAAGACTTGATCGCCTCGATCGGCTTGCCGAAGGAATGTGTTTGTACACATTGCTATAATGGTAATGGTTGTTTTTAA
- a CDS encoding glycosyltransferase family 2 protein, with amino-acid sequence MDISVVIPLYNEAESLPELEAWIERVMKEHNFTYEIIFVNDGSTDNSWEVIQELQQKNSCIRAIKFRRNYGKSPGLHCGFQRAKGDVVITMDADLQDSPDEIPELYRMIKEDGYDLVSGWKKKRYDPLSKTIPTKLFNATARKFSGINNLHDFNCGLKAYKSVVIKNIEVYNDMHRYIPYLAKIAGFHKIGEKVVQHQARKYGTTKFGLNRFVNGYLDLITLWFTSKFGKKPMHFFGLWGSVMFFIGFIALVFVLTMKLISMFSGDLRPLVTNSPYFYISLTAMILGTQMFLAGFIGELISRNSSNRNNYKIESEI; translated from the coding sequence ATGGATATATCAGTAGTTATTCCGTTGTACAACGAAGCCGAGTCTCTACCAGAATTGGAAGCATGGATAGAGCGGGTAATGAAAGAACATAACTTTACTTACGAAATTATATTTGTAAACGACGGCAGCACAGACAATTCATGGGAAGTGATCCAGGAGTTACAACAAAAGAACTCTTGTATCAGAGCGATCAAATTCCGCCGGAATTACGGCAAATCTCCCGGATTGCATTGCGGTTTCCAACGTGCAAAAGGAGATGTCGTCATCACCATGGATGCCGATCTGCAGGACAGTCCGGACGAGATACCCGAACTATACCGCATGATCAAGGAAGATGGATACGATCTTGTTTCCGGATGGAAGAAGAAACGCTACGACCCGCTATCCAAGACAATCCCGACCAAACTGTTCAATGCGACTGCGCGCAAATTCTCTGGCATAAACAACCTGCACGATTTCAACTGCGGACTGAAAGCCTACAAGAGTGTCGTAATAAAAAATATCGAGGTGTATAATGATATGCACCGGTATATTCCCTATCTGGCGAAGATTGCCGGATTCCATAAGATAGGCGAAAAAGTAGTACAGCACCAGGCACGCAAATACGGAACAACCAAATTCGGGCTGAACCGTTTTGTGAATGGTTATCTCGACCTGATCACCTTATGGTTCACTTCCAAATTCGGAAAGAAACCGATGCATTTCTTCGGACTATGGGGGAGCGTGATGTTCTTTATCGGTTTCATCGCGCTGGTTTTCGTATTGACCATGAAACTTATATCCATGTTCTCCGGTGATCTGCGCCCATTGGTAACTAATTCCCCGTATTTCTATATTTCGCTTACTGCAATGATTCTGGGAACCCAAATGTTCCTGGCAGGATTCATCGGTGAACTGATTTCCCGAAATTCGTCAAACAGAAACAATTATAAGATAGAATCAGAAATATGA
- the ilvD gene encoding dihydroxy-acid dehydratase — protein sequence MKSQELRKLAPELDSLRLGSGWSIEELSKPQVIVESSYGQSHPGSAHLNKLVDEVGKGINDAGGRPANYYVTDICDGEAQGHDGMNYSLVSRDLMAAMMEIHVKATPFDAGVFITSCDKSVPAHLMAIARLNMPALLLPGGIMKAGPNLLTLEQIGTYSARYERKEISEEQFFAYKKDACPTCGACSFMGTASTMQVMAEALGIALPGSALIPTHIHYLKEISRNAGQRSVELAKEELMPSDILTIDAFRNAIMVHAAIAGSSNSLLHLPAVAHELGIELPAELFDEIHREIPFLLNIRPSGFWPGEYFWYAGGVPAIMEKLKGVLNLDVRTVTGKCLGENLETLQRNGFYEGCHKYLSPLGVKVGDIIKPFDKPIRKQGAIAILKGNLAPEGAVVKHAAISPNLMQATLTARVFNSEEEALQAVLQKNIHPGDAVFIRYEGPKGSGMPEMFYTTEAIASDPELAESIALITDGRFSGATRGPAIGHVSPEAYEGGPIALVEDNDLIRIDIPARKLEIIGINGQPLLPEEIDRVLSERRKRWKQPASRHIRGILDIFTHNCASPMKGAYMENKKGLTIDFS from the coding sequence ATGAAAAGTCAGGAATTACGTAAGCTGGCACCGGAGCTCGATTCACTTCGTCTCGGTAGCGGCTGGAGCATCGAAGAGCTCAGCAAACCACAGGTCATCGTTGAAAGCAGTTATGGACAGAGCCATCCAGGAAGTGCCCATCTGAACAAGCTGGTAGACGAAGTCGGTAAAGGCATCAACGATGCCGGCGGACGGCCTGCCAATTATTACGTTACTGACATTTGTGACGGTGAAGCGCAAGGGCATGACGGCATGAATTATTCACTGGTATCGCGTGACCTGATGGCAGCCATGATGGAGATACACGTCAAAGCAACCCCTTTCGATGCAGGAGTATTCATTACTAGTTGCGACAAATCGGTTCCTGCTCATCTGATGGCTATCGCACGTTTGAATATGCCGGCACTTCTCCTGCCCGGAGGTATAATGAAAGCCGGCCCCAACCTGCTGACATTGGAACAAATCGGAACATACAGTGCCCGGTATGAGCGAAAAGAAATTAGCGAAGAGCAATTCTTCGCCTACAAAAAAGACGCTTGCCCGACTTGCGGAGCCTGCTCGTTTATGGGAACCGCCTCTACCATGCAGGTCATGGCGGAAGCATTAGGTATCGCATTGCCGGGCTCTGCTTTGATCCCCACGCATATACATTATTTAAAAGAGATATCCCGAAATGCCGGTCAACGTTCCGTCGAACTGGCAAAAGAGGAATTAATGCCATCCGACATTCTGACAATCGACGCTTTCAGAAATGCGATTATGGTACATGCCGCCATTGCCGGTTCCAGTAACAGCCTGTTGCATTTACCGGCTGTTGCACATGAATTAGGCATCGAACTTCCTGCCGAACTATTCGACGAGATCCACAGAGAGATTCCATTTTTATTAAATATTCGCCCCAGCGGTTTCTGGCCCGGCGAATATTTTTGGTATGCCGGAGGTGTTCCAGCTATTATGGAGAAACTGAAAGGTGTACTAAACCTGGATGTCCGGACGGTAACCGGCAAATGCCTGGGAGAGAATCTGGAAACATTACAAAGAAATGGCTTTTACGAAGGATGTCACAAATACCTGTCCCCGTTGGGCGTAAAAGTCGGAGATATCATCAAGCCCTTTGATAAACCGATCCGGAAACAGGGAGCGATCGCCATATTAAAAGGGAATCTCGCACCGGAAGGGGCCGTAGTAAAACATGCAGCCATCTCTCCCAACCTGATGCAGGCAACTCTGACAGCTCGCGTATTCAACAGCGAAGAAGAGGCCTTACAAGCCGTATTACAAAAAAACATCCATCCGGGAGATGCCGTATTTATTCGTTATGAGGGTCCGAAAGGCAGTGGCATGCCCGAAATGTTCTATACGACGGAAGCCATCGCCTCCGATCCCGAACTGGCGGAAAGCATCGCCCTTATTACCGACGGACGTTTTTCCGGAGCTACACGCGGCCCTGCCATCGGACATGTCTCGCCGGAAGCCTATGAAGGCGGACCTATTGCACTGGTTGAAGACAACGACCTGATCCGTATCGATATACCCGCCCGCAAGCTTGAAATTATAGGAATAAACGGACAGCCATTGCTTCCGGAAGAAATCGACCGTGTTCTGTCTGAACGCCGCAAACGGTGGAAACAACCGGCATCCCGTCATATTCGCGGCATTTTGGATATTTTCACTCATAACTGCGCATCTCCCATGAAAGGCGCTTATATGGAAAACAAAAAAGGCTTAACCATTGACTTTAGTTGA
- a CDS encoding FAD:protein FMN transferase — protein sequence MCKKISLVACLWILIFTACTKQKQYFEESGSVFHTIYHIKYEGSELLTEKIDAEFQKFNLSLNPFNPNSIISKVNQNEPVEVDDWFMEVFNKAKDVSDHSEGVFDITCAPLVNLWGFGFSKMDSVTPQMIDSIKQFVGYQKVRLDGRKIVKDDPRILLNCSAIAKGYASDVIARLLEREGIENYMVEIGGEVTMKGVNQNGKCWRIGINKPEDDSTGIKNDVGEVVELCKKGGVATSGNYRNFYIKDGKKYAHTIDPRTGYPSEQSILSATIVAEDCITADAYATAFMAMGLEKARETAKNIPGIEYYVIYTDENGKHQIEYSDGMLQYLPNRKIEAMLNE from the coding sequence ATGTGCAAGAAGATAAGTTTAGTGGCTTGCTTATGGATACTCATTTTCACAGCCTGTACAAAACAGAAACAATATTTTGAAGAAAGTGGTTCCGTTTTCCATACAATCTATCATATCAAATATGAAGGTTCTGAATTATTAACAGAGAAGATCGATGCTGAATTTCAAAAATTCAATCTTTCGTTGAATCCGTTCAACCCGAACTCTATCATTTCGAAAGTAAACCAAAATGAGCCTGTCGAGGTTGACGACTGGTTCATGGAGGTATTCAACAAAGCGAAAGACGTATCCGACCATTCGGAAGGAGTCTTCGATATCACCTGTGCCCCGCTCGTTAATCTCTGGGGATTCGGTTTCAGCAAAATGGACAGCGTAACACCTCAGATGATCGACAGCATCAAACAATTTGTCGGCTACCAGAAGGTCAGACTGGACGGACGCAAGATCGTAAAAGATGATCCCCGTATCCTGTTGAACTGTTCAGCCATCGCCAAAGGCTACGCCAGCGATGTGATAGCACGTTTGCTTGAACGCGAAGGCATCGAAAACTATATGGTCGAAATTGGCGGCGAAGTCACAATGAAAGGCGTTAATCAAAATGGGAAATGTTGGCGTATAGGCATTAACAAACCGGAAGACGATTCAACCGGCATAAAGAATGATGTAGGAGAAGTGGTCGAATTATGTAAAAAAGGAGGTGTAGCGACTTCCGGTAATTATCGTAATTTTTATATCAAAGACGGTAAGAAGTATGCACACACCATTGATCCGCGAACCGGATATCCATCCGAACAAAGCATATTAAGCGCAACGATCGTAGCGGAAGACTGTATTACTGCAGATGCCTATGCTACAGCTTTTATGGCCATGGGACTTGAAAAGGCCCGCGAAACCGCTAAAAACATTCCCGGAATCGAATACTATGTTATCTACACCGATGAAAACGGTAAACATCAGATAGAATACTCTGACGGCATGCTCCAATACCTTCCCAACAGGAAGATTGAGGCGATGCTCAATGAGTAG
- a CDS encoding CDP-alcohol phosphatidyltransferase family protein: MEETTKRPNIESTLKSLDTEEFIDIHFYRPIGYRWALFFNKLGVSPNAITVASIFIGIAAGICFYYQSLTINIIGMLLLIWANSYDSADGQLARMTGKKTPLGRILDGTAGDCWFIAIYAAICLRLTPEWGIWIWILAATTGFFHSKQAAMADYYRNIHLLFLKGKAGSELSHSPVLKEKYKTMSWKKDFIYKLFETFYINYTVGQESLSPKFQKMMHVIRTKYHDEAPEWFRKAFREKSLPLMKYTNMLSFNTRVIALFVSLFIDMPWLYFVFEMTVLNIMLAYMIVTHERICTVFTQELESK; the protein is encoded by the coding sequence ATGGAAGAAACAACAAAGAGACCCAATATAGAATCTACTCTCAAATCTTTGGACACCGAAGAGTTCATCGATATTCATTTCTATCGCCCGATCGGTTACCGTTGGGCATTATTCTTTAATAAACTGGGAGTATCACCCAATGCGATCACAGTCGCCAGCATCTTTATCGGTATTGCAGCCGGTATCTGTTTTTATTATCAGAGCCTGACTATTAATATCATAGGAATGCTGCTGCTTATTTGGGCAAACTCATACGACAGTGCTGACGGACAGCTGGCACGCATGACCGGCAAAAAGACTCCCCTGGGACGTATCCTGGATGGGACAGCCGGTGACTGTTGGTTTATCGCCATCTACGCAGCCATCTGTCTTCGACTGACACCGGAATGGGGTATCTGGATCTGGATACTGGCAGCCACCACGGGTTTTTTCCATAGCAAACAAGCAGCGATGGCGGATTATTACCGGAACATCCATCTGCTCTTTCTGAAAGGAAAGGCTGGCAGCGAACTCTCCCACTCCCCTGTCCTGAAAGAGAAATACAAAACAATGAGCTGGAAAAAGGATTTCATCTACAAGCTTTTTGAAACATTTTATATCAACTATACAGTCGGACAGGAATCGCTGTCACCGAAGTTTCAGAAGATGATGCATGTGATCCGGACCAAATATCACGACGAAGCACCGGAATGGTTCCGGAAAGCTTTCCGTGAAAAGAGCCTCCCGTTGATGAAGTATACCAATATGCTGTCATTCAATACACGTGTCATTGCTTTATTTGTCAGTCTTTTTATCGACATGCCGTGGTTATATTTCGTATTCGAAATGACGGTACTGAATATCATGCTGGCATATATGATCGTTACACACGAGCGCATCTGCACAGTATTCACCCAAGAGCTTGAATCAAAATAA
- a CDS encoding RNA recognition motif domain-containing protein produces the protein MNIYIGNLNYRVRESDLQQVLEEYGVVESVKLIIDRDTNRSKGFAFAEFTNESEGRNAINELNGAEYEGRQMVVKEATPRR, from the coding sequence ATGAATATTTACATTGGTAACCTGAACTATCGGGTTAGAGAATCTGACTTACAGCAGGTTTTGGAAGAGTATGGCGTTGTAGAATCAGTTAAGTTGATCATTGATCGCGACACAAACAGATCTAAAGGATTTGCATTTGCTGAATTTACTAACGAAAGTGAAGGAAGAAATGCTATCAACGAACTGAACGGTGCTGAATACGAAGGTCGTCAGATGGTTGTTAAAGAAGCTACTCCGAGACGTTGA